The genome window CTGAGTATGGTATTGCATCGGTTAATGAAATTTATGCGCCACAAGGTCGTCAGGTGTTGTTGCAGATAACGTCAGAAAGTTCTGTTAATGCATTCTGGGTGCCAAAACTTGGTACAGTTCTTTATGCTATGCCGCAGATGAATGCTAAATTGCATTTAGTGGCTGATAAGAAAGGGGTATTCAATGGGAGTTCAGCAAATTATAGTGGTGATGGTTTTGCAAATATGCGTTTTCGATGGCATTCTGTATCATTGAAAGATTTCGATAACTGGGTTGCTAAAGCTCGGGCAAATGGTCAAAAACTTGATCGTCTGTCTTATCGTCAATTTTCTGTTTCTCCTCTTATGGGTGATATTGCTGCGAAAGAAAAAGATGCTGAAGTGCGTTATTTTTCACCTGTTGAAAAACGTCTTTATTATCGTATTGTTAATCGATGCGTTGATGAAAATGTAATCTGTAATGAAGATTTAATGAAGCGGGCTGCTGCTCAGACGCTTTGGGGTACA of Bartonella sp. JB63 contains these proteins:
- the cyoA gene encoding ubiquinol oxidase subunit II — protein: MRDFIKQIKMLTILWITLLLSGCKIDVLQPAGYVARQQLILIILCVLLMLCVVIPVMVAVVFLAVKYRASKTTEDYLPDWGHSNKIEAFMWGIPVIIVTILGLFTAYYTYKLEPSNSLPKEVVGEEKPLQVDVVALDWKWLFIYPEYGIASVNEIYAPQGRQVLLQITSESSVNAFWVPKLGTVLYAMPQMNAKLHLVADKKGVFNGSSANYSGDGFANMRFRWHSVSLKDFDNWVAKARANGQKLDRLSYRQFSVSPLMGDIAAKEKDAEVRYFSPVEKRLYYRIVNRCVDENVICNEDLMKRAAAQTLWGTLCSVFDPSAV